From Coffea arabica cultivar ET-39 chromosome 9c, Coffea Arabica ET-39 HiFi, whole genome shotgun sequence, one genomic window encodes:
- the LOC113709712 gene encoding beta-hexosaminidase 3-like, translating into MGRRGIFLGLLLVHILVISVADTQKENLYIWPMPVSVSHGQHTLYLSNEFELKTDGSKYSDASGILRDGFSSILKIIKGDHVIEDAPRFGSYLVIKGIHVVILSPSDELQHGVNETYRLSVPVDGNPIYAHVEAQTVYGALHALQTFSQLCYFGFETRVIEVHQAPWTIFDQPRFSYRGLLIDTSRHFLPLPVIKKVIDSMTYAKLNVLHWHIVDTQSFPLEIPSYPRLWDGAYSRSERYTMAEAAEIVRYAQRRGIHVLAELDVPGHAESWGIGYPSIWPSENCRQPLDVSNDFTFKLIDAILSDFSKVFKYRFVHLGGDEVDTSCWTFTPHVSDWLKKRGLNESGAYQYFVLKAQQIALSHGYEIINWEETFNNFGSKLNPKTVVHNWLGGGVAQKVVAAGLRCIVSNQDKWYLDHLDATWEGFYSNEPLANITKPEEQALVIGGEVCTWGEHIDGSDIEQTIWPRAAAAAERLWTPYHNLAKNSSEVTARLANFRCLLNQRGVAAAPLAGPGRVAPLEPGSCYKQ; encoded by the exons ATGGGGAGAAGAGGGATTTTTCTTGGGCTTTTGTTGGTTCATATTCTTGTGATATCAGTTGCTGATACTCAGAAGGAGAACTTGTATATATGGCCAATGCCAGTGTCGGTGAGCCATGGACAACATACACTTTATCTTAGCAATGAGTTCGAGCTCAAGACTGATGGAAGCAAGTATAGTGATGCTTCAGGAATTCTCAGGGATGGCTTCTCCAGTATACTTAAAATTATTAAAGGAGATCATGTAATTGAAGATGCTCCCCGTTTTGGTTCCTATCTTGTGATCAAGGGAATTCATGTTGTCATTCTTTCGCCAAGCGATGAG TTGCAGCATGGAGTCAATGAAACGTACAGGTTATCAGTTCCCGTTGATGGAAATCCAATTTATGCACATGTTGAG GCACAAACAGTTTATGGGGCATTACATGCACTGCAG ACATTCAGCCAACTTTGCTATTTTGGATTTGAAACCAGAGTGATTGAAGTTCATCAGGCTCCATGGACCATTTTTGATCAACCAAGGTTTTCTTATCGAGGGCTTCTAATTG ACACATCTAGGCACTTTCTGCCATTGCCTGTGATAAAGAAGGTCATCGATTCTATGACATATGCCAAGTTG AATGTGCTGCACTGGCACATAGTAGATACGCAATCTTTTCCTCTTGAGATACCTTCATATCCCAGATTGTGGGATGGTGCTTATTCTAGATCAGAACGATACACTATGGCGGAAGCTGCTGAGATTGTAAG ATATGCTCAAAGGCGAGGCATTCATGTATTAGCTGAACTTGATGTGCCAGGGCATGCTGAGTCTTG GGGTATTGGTTATCCTTCAATTTGGCCGTCAGAAAATTGCAGACAGCCCCTTGATGTTAGCAATGATTTTACTTTCAAACTTATAGATGCAATTCTCTCAG ATTTCAGTAAGGTCTTCAAGTACAGATTCGTTCACCTTGGGGGTGATGAAGTGGATACAA GTTGCTGGACTTTTACTCCTCATGTTAGTGACTG GTTAAAAAAGCGAGGCCTTAATGAATCTGGGGCTTACCAGTATTTTGTCTTGAAAGCACAGCAAATAGCTCTATCCCATGGTTATGAAATCATAAACTG GGAAGAGACCTTCAACAATTTTGGTAGTAAGTTGAACCCAAAAACGGTGGTACACAACTG GCTTGGGGGCGGCGTTGCTCAGAAAGTAGTGGCAGCTGGTTTGCGGTGCATTGTTAGTAACCAGGACAAGTGGTACTTGGACCATCTGGATGCAACATGGGAAGGTTTCTATTCAAACGAGCCCCTTGCAAATATAACAAAGCCTGAGGAACAAGCTTTGGTTATAGGGGGAGAAGTATGCACGTGGGGAGAACATATTGATGGGTCAGACATTGAACAAACTATATGGCCACGAGCAGCAGCTGCAGCAG AGAGACTATGGACACCTTATCACAACTTAGCCAAGAACTCAAGCGAAGTTACTGCAAGATTAGCAAATTTTAGGTGTCTGTTgaaccaaaggggagttgcagCTGCTCCATTGGCTGGACCTGGTCGCGTGGCACCCCTCGAGCCAGGTTCTTGCTACAAGCAATAG
- the LOC113709710 gene encoding endoglucanase 12-like, with translation MHNHWGGSLEISTTDSATEDEKSRNMEWDRASVSYQHYQHLDETQQSWLLGPPERKKKKYVDLGCVVCSTKALKWTVYGILIAFFVIGLPVMIVKLVPKHKHHPSPPDNYTLALHKALLFFNAQKSGKLPKNNGVPWRGNSGLSDGSKLTDVKGGLVGGYYDAGDNIKFHFPMSFAMTMLSWSAIEYEQKYRAIGEYDHIRDLIKWGTDYLLLTFNSTATRIDKIYSQVGGARLNSTTPDDHYCWEKPEDMDYTRDVQMANGAPDLGSEMAAALAAASIVFRDDNLYSRKLVQGATTAFNFARRFGGRVPYSRGNPVIEPFYNSTGFWDDYMWGAAWMYYATGNPSYISFATDPRLSKHAKAALMIPDLSVFSWDNKLPGAMLLLTRMRMFLNPGYPYEEMLGSYHNLTGLTMCSYLQTFHVFNWTKGGMIQLNHGRGQPLQYVANAAFLASVFADYMNATNVPGWYCGSSFMSQDVIREFAASQMDYILGKNPLNMSYVVGYGKKFPKHVHHRGASTPHNVKTSCTGGWKWRDSRNPNPNTITGAMVGGPDKFDKFQDVRKSYSYTEPTLAGNAGLVAALVSLTSTAGNGVDRNTIFSAVPPLYPATPPPPPPWRP, from the exons atgcataaccACTGGGGAGGATCATTGGAGATAAGTACGACGGATTCAGCCACAGAAGATGAAAAGAGCAGGAACATGGAATGGGACAGGGCTTCCGTCTCATACCAACACTATCAACACTTGGACGAGACACAACAAAGTTGGCTGTTGGGGCCGccggagaggaagaagaagaagtacgTCGACTTGGGCTGCGTCGTTTGCAGCACAAAAGCCCTGAAATGGACCGTTTATGGAATCTTGATTGCGTTCTTTGTGATTGGTTTGCCGGTCATGATAGTCAAGCTGGTGCCTAAGCATAAACATCATCCTTCCCCTCCCGATAATTACACACTCGCACTCCACAAGGCCCTCCTCTTCTTCAACGCCCAAAAAT CTGGGAAATTGCCCAAGAACAATGGTGTACCTTGGAGAGGGAATTCAGGATTGTCTGATGGATCAAAATTGACTGATGTTAAAGGAGGATTGGTCGGAGGATACTATGATGCTGGAGATAACATAAAGTTCCATTTTCCCATGTCATTTGCCATGACCATGTTGAGTTGGAGTGCTATTGAGTATGAACAAAAGTATAGAGCAATTGGAGAGTATGATCATATCAGGGACCTTATCAAATGGGGCACTGATTACTTGCTCCTCACCTTCAACTCCACTGCAACCAGAATTGACAAAATCTACAGTCAG GTGGGTGGGGCAAGATTGAATTCCACTACACCAGATGATCATTACTGTTGGGAGAAGCCAGAAGACATGGATTATACTCGAGATGTACAAATGGCAAATGGAGCTCCAGATCTTGGTTCTGAAATGGCAGCAGCATTAGCAGCAGCATCCATAGTTTTTCGCGACGACAATCTTTACTCCAGAAAGCTTGTTCAAGGTGCCACAACAGCGTTTAACTTTGCCAGGAGGTTTGGAGGAAGGGTTCCATATAGTCGAGGCAATCCTGTTATTGAGCCATTCTACAACTCCACCGGATTCTGGGATGATTACATGTGGGGTGCAGCCTGGATGTACTATGCTACAGGGAACCCTAGCTACATCTCATTTGCAACAGACCCGCGCTTGTCTAAGCATGCAAAAGCAGCCTTGATGATTCCAGATTTAAGTGTATTCAGTTGGGACAACAAGTTACCCGGTGCTATGCTGCTCTTGACCAGAATGAGAATGTTCTTGAACCCGGGCTATCCGTACGAGGAAATGCTGGGGAGCTATCACAACTTGACTGGTCTCACCATGTGTTCTTATCTTCAAACGTTCCATGTATTTAACTGGACTAAAG GGGGAATGATTCAGCTAAATCATGGGAGAGGACAGCCTCTGCAATATGTGGCCAACGCCGCCTTCTTGGCATCTGTTTTTGCTGATTATATGAATGCCACTAATGTTCCAGGGTGGTATTGTGGCTCTTCCTTCATGTCTCAGGATGTAATCCGCGAATTTGCTGCTTCTCAG ATGGACTACATTCTCGGCAAAAACCCCCTAAATATGAGCTATGTGGTTGGATACGGCAAGAAGTTCCCCAAACATGTACACCATCGTGGTGCATCAACACCACATAATGTAAAAACTTCATGTACCGGCGGATGGAAGTGGCGTGACAGCCGGAATCCAAATCCCAACACCATTACGGGTGCCATGGTTGGAGGGCCGGATAAGTTTGACAAGTTCCAGGATGTGCGTAAGAGCTACAGCTACACAGAGCCCACGCTTGCAGGAAATGCAGGCTTAGTTGCTGCATTGGTGTCCCTGACAAGCACTGCTGGGAATGGAGTCGACAGAAACACAATTTTTTCTGCAGTTCCACCACTTTATCCAGCTACCCCACCACCACCCCCACCATGGAGGCCCTAA